The following are from one region of the Trichoderma breve strain T069 chromosome 5, whole genome shotgun sequence genome:
- a CDS encoding cation efflux family domain-containing protein has product MSAQARRSTGLAVRWSGAASLKLYPPGTVSSTTFSQHQLKRTHRIEPSRRLLQTLSSPPIVPPFSLSASSNCHLALADTLTSRSAVLHICPVFRGRIRSLPFIMGAARQARDQHNHDHDHDHDHGHDHAHGHSHGLFGHHHHHDNTFLMSTDKNDPGVRITRIGLLSNLSMAIAKFIGGWAFNSKAMIADAWHSIADLASDILTLATVSWSLKSPTDRFPLGFGKVESLGALGVSGMLIVGGFYMGFESAVTLYGHWNPEAAHHVLEHVGHGHGHSHSHSHADLGIPSLHAAWLAAGTILIKEWLYQATMKVARERKSSVLASNAIHHRIDSLTGIVTLFAIVGANVIENAAWLDPVGGLLISAMVLHAGLGNTKSAFLELIDQSLDDEVKASIRKHAHRAIANVSEGHRAELRDITGTKSGPNYLVDLEMAVPGAWTIDDVKDLEDAVRTLVGGKVRGVKRIRVRFVSRDAEVNKRFDEFIPGSARASVSEESEQEEEEHDHDHKHKH; this is encoded by the exons ATGTCTGCCCAGGCCAGGCGCTCCACGGGCCTGGCCGTGCGCTGGTCCGGGGCTGCCAGTCTCAAATTATATCCGCCAGGCACGGTCTCGTCCACCACATTTagccagcaccagctcaAGAGGACACATCGCATTGAACCTTCGCGCCGGCTGCTACAAACGCTGTCCTCGCCCCCGATTGTGCCGCCCTTCTCGCTGTCGGCCTCGTCCAATTGCCATCTTGCCCTGGCCGACACCTTGACCTCTCGCAGCGCCGTGCTTCACATCTGCCCCGTCTTCCGCGGCCGCATCCGCTCGCTGCCCTTCATCATGGGCGCCGCTCGCCAGGCACGCGACCAGCACAACCACGATCACGACCACGACCACGACCATGGACACGATCACGCCCACGGCCACAGCCACGGCTTATttggccatcaccatcaccacgaCAACACATTTCTGATGTCGACGGACAAGAACGACCCCGGCGTGCGCATCACCCGCATCGGTCTGCTCAGCAACCTCAGCATGGCCATTGCAAAGTTCATTGGCGGCTGGGCCTTCAATTCCAAGGCCATGATTGCCGACGCCTGGCACAGCATCGCCGATCTGGCCTCGGACATCCTGACCCTTGCCACGGTGTCGTGGAGCCTTAAATCGCCGACCGACCGATTTCCCCTGGGCTTTGGCAAGGTTGAGAGCCTGGGCGCGCTCGGCGTGTCGGGCATGCTGATTGTGGGCGGCTTCTACATGGGCTTCGAGAGCGCTGTGACGCTTTATGGCCATTGGAACCCGGAAGCTGCCCATCATGTGTTGGAACACGTCGggcatggacatggacactCTCACTCGCACAGTCACGCGGATCTCGGCATCCCCAGCTTACACGCCGCCTGGTTGGCAGCGGGCACCATTCTGATCAAGGAATGGCTATACCAAGCCA CCATGAAGGTTGCGCGCGAACGCAAGTCGTCTGTCCTCGCCTCCAACGCCATCCACCACCGCATCGACAGCTTGACAGGTATCGTGACGCTCTTTGCGATTGTCGGGGCCAATGTCATTGAAAACGCCGCCTGGCTGGATCCCGTCGGTGGTCTCCTCATTTCCGCCATGGTCCTCCACGCCGGCCTGGGCAACACGAAATCTGCCTTCTTGGAGCTGATTGACCAAAGCCTGGACGACGAAGTCAAGGCATCAATTCGGAAGCACGCGCATCGAGCAATTGCAAATGTCAGCGAAGGCCACCGAGCCGAACTGCGAGACATCACCGGAACCAAATCCGGGCCCAACTACCTGGTCGATCTGGAGATGGCAGTGCCCGGCGCATGGACAATCGATGACGTAAAGGACCTGGAAGATGCGGTGCGCACTCTGGTGGGAGGCAAGGTGCGCGGCGTGAAGCGAATCCGCGTGCGCTTTGTATCGCGAGATGCAGAGGTCAACAAGCGATTCGACGAATTCATCCCAGGCAGCGCCCGGGCAAGTGTCTCGGAAGAATcagagcaagaggaggaagagcacgATCACGACCACAAGCACAAACATTAG
- a CDS encoding sir2 family domain-containing protein — MRKPLMRIPYTDILPSPTIIPASAHSLQGALAALHNFFAAPPPNQLPHSTVVLTGAGLSVASGLADYRGPNGTYRVNKTYRPIYYNEFVQNHEARKRYWARSFLGWSSLLKAKPNSGHYAIRDLGQLGLISAVITQNVDSFHPIAHPQIPSLELHGYLRSTKCTTCHTEYSREEFQHHLARLNPRWAALLEEALASGALDTEDPEEKRFRGLKVNPDGDVDFPDAPYTTFRYPPCPRCLADPPIKPNVVMFGENIPTHVRTAAEDAVDNAGKLLVLGTSLATYSAWRLAKRAKERGMPIAIVNMGGVRGEDQFFEDVDPKQAGERAVRVEVSTDDLLPTLVSQLRQRLASTLPHDTALPNDLRENSSIFKDMLS, encoded by the exons ATGAGGAAACCATTAATGCGAATCCCCTATACTGACATTCTCCCGTCGCCAACAATCATCCCTGCCTCGGCCCATTCTCTCCAAGGTGCCCTCGCCGCCCTCCACAACTTCTTCGCAGCGCCTCCACCTAACCAGCTGCCTCACTCTACCGTCGTTCTCACAGGTGCCGGACTGTCGGTAGCATCTGGGCTGGCCGACTACCGAGGCCCCAATGGCACGTATCGAGTGAACAAGACGTATCGTCCCATCTACTACAACGAGTTTGTACAGAATCACGAGGCTCGCAAGAGGTATTGGGCTAGGAGTTTTCTTGGATGGTCTAGTCTTCTCAAGGCAAAGCCCAATTCCGGGCACTATGCAATCAGAGATTTGGGGCAGCTGGGCTTAATAAGTGCTGTCATTACGCAGAATGTTGATTCCTTCCACCCTATAGCCCATCCCCAAATCCCTTCGCTCGAGCTCCATGGCTATCTAAGGTCAACCAAATGCACTACCTGCCACACTGAATATTCACGCGAGGAATTCCAGCATCACCTTGCCCGGCTGAACCCTCGCTGGGCAGCTCTTCTGGAAGAGGCGCTGGCATCGGGAGCTCTCGACACAGAGGATCCTGAGGAAAAGAGGTTCAGAGGGTTAAAAGTCAACCCCGATGGCGATGTTGACTTTCCCGATGCACCTTATACCACATTTAGGTACCCTCCCTGCCCTCGATGCTTGGCCGACCCACCTATCAAG CCGAATGTTGTCATGTTTGGCGAGAACATTCCCACCCACGTCCGAACTGCGGCCGAGGATGCCGTCGATAACGCCGGcaagcttcttgtcctcGGGACATCGCTTGCCACCTATTCGGCATGGAGATTGGCTAAAAGAGCCAAAGAGAGGGGCAtgcccatcgccatcgtcaacatGGGTGGCGTAAGGGGGGAGGACCAATTCTTCGAAGATGTAGATCCTAAGCAGGCCGGCGAACGAGCCGTCAGGGTTGAGGTGTCGACAGACGATCTTCTCCCAACTCTGGTATCTCAGCTTCGCCAGAGGCTCGCATCTACGCTGCCTCATGATACCGCACTGCCCAACGATCTGCGAGAAAACTCGTCCATCTTCAAAGATATGCTCTCTTAG